Proteins from a single region of Paenibacillus sp. BIHB 4019:
- a CDS encoding ABC transporter substrate-binding protein, with the protein MKRKMVSFSIALLLLTSVILSACSSGNNDNKPAETGGKAELRFAWWGSEERHTATLEAIKIFESKNPDIKILPEYSGFDGYQTKLQAQLAGNTAPDLIQVTRDIATQLGGDNLLDLQGKLDVSGLNETILKEEGVGGKITGAYLGLATQAYAYNKTLLEELGVKAPTAPYTWDDLATVFKEVAEKSGGKVYGAVDSSVAFDVFIPFGIAALNAKDPFPNTDTALTFTEDQIKAYYQYWADLRAAKAVAPADLSATSDDSANSLMITRKAAFVPIATSSFSRFQSQTKDVLDMIVLPQNKETGDSVKVGTSQLLSVNANSKNPDAAIKFINFMIYDTDAAKVLKTTRGVLPTEVQRKVLLEDPSLTETDKRGITIIDEATKLTGPPAYALPKGPQLFGWKGMIEKVGQEIAFDRISVEVGAKKLYTDAYKAYGTAASN; encoded by the coding sequence ATGAAAAGAAAAATGGTCTCATTTAGCATCGCTTTGCTCCTGTTGACAAGCGTTATATTATCCGCCTGCTCCTCTGGCAATAACGACAATAAGCCTGCTGAAACAGGCGGAAAAGCGGAGCTTCGCTTCGCATGGTGGGGCTCCGAGGAACGCCATACGGCAACGCTCGAAGCGATTAAAATTTTCGAAAGCAAAAACCCTGACATTAAGATTTTGCCTGAATACTCCGGCTTTGACGGGTACCAAACGAAGCTGCAAGCCCAGCTTGCCGGCAACACTGCCCCCGATCTCATTCAAGTTACCCGCGATATTGCAACTCAATTGGGAGGCGACAATCTGCTTGATTTGCAAGGCAAGCTTGATGTATCGGGCCTCAACGAAACGATTTTGAAGGAAGAAGGCGTCGGTGGCAAAATAACAGGTGCCTACCTTGGCCTAGCTACCCAAGCCTACGCCTATAACAAAACGCTGCTGGAGGAGCTCGGCGTCAAGGCCCCTACTGCCCCTTACACTTGGGATGACCTAGCTACTGTGTTCAAGGAAGTAGCTGAGAAATCTGGCGGAAAAGTGTATGGCGCTGTTGACTCCTCCGTTGCTTTCGATGTGTTTATTCCCTTCGGCATTGCCGCGCTGAATGCGAAGGATCCGTTCCCGAACACAGATACGGCACTGACCTTTACGGAAGATCAAATTAAGGCGTATTACCAATACTGGGCAGACCTGCGCGCTGCAAAAGCCGTAGCTCCAGCCGATCTGTCAGCGACGTCCGATGATTCGGCAAACAGCCTGATGATTACGCGCAAAGCCGCATTCGTGCCGATTGCAACGAGCAGCTTCAGCCGTTTCCAAAGCCAGACGAAGGATGTACTGGACATGATCGTCCTGCCGCAAAATAAGGAAACCGGCGACTCTGTGAAGGTCGGAACGAGCCAGCTGCTGTCGGTTAACGCAAATTCGAAAAACCCGGATGCTGCAATCAAATTTATTAATTTCATGATTTACGATACCGATGCCGCTAAAGTGCTGAAAACGACGCGCGGCGTGCTGCCAACCGAAGTACAGCGCAAAGTGCTGCTGGAAGATCCGAGTCTGACGGAAACCGATAAACGCGGCATTACGATCATTGATGAAGCAACGAAATTGACGGGACCGCCTGCTTATGCGCTGCCTAAAGGTCCACAGCTTTTTGGCTGGAAGGGCATGATTGAGAAGGTTGGCCAGGAAATCGCCTTCGACCGCATCAGTGTGGAGGTAGGCGCGAAGAAGCTATATACCGATGCCTACAAAGCATACGGAACAGCTGCCAGCAACTAA
- a CDS encoding sugar ABC transporter permease, whose amino-acid sequence MEAVTEKLSTPRKKMSRQKATYLVAYLFLLPWLIGFFAFTFWPFINSLYLSFTQATLTSTTFIGLQNYIEMFQDPRFLKSIEVTTKYVVMSVPLKLAMALAVAMLLFKGSRSMSIYRTLFYLPSLIGGSIAVAVMWRKIFGLDGLWNSFLSLFGIPGKEWLGQPDYALFLLVLLVVWQFGSSMVIFLAGLKNVPTELYEASKIDGANAVRRFFKITLPIISPIMLFNLVLQTIGSFQVFTQGYVITKGGPIDETLFSVLYIYELAFQQQRMGYASAISWMLLVLIAVVTAIIFMTSKKWVFYESETKGGK is encoded by the coding sequence ATGGAAGCCGTCACAGAAAAGCTGTCTACACCAAGAAAAAAAATGTCCCGCCAGAAAGCCACCTATCTGGTTGCTTATTTATTTTTGCTCCCTTGGCTCATCGGTTTTTTTGCATTTACATTTTGGCCCTTTATTAATTCCTTGTACCTTTCCTTTACGCAAGCTACCTTGACGTCTACTACCTTTATTGGACTGCAAAATTACATCGAAATGTTTCAGGACCCGCGGTTTCTGAAATCGATTGAAGTGACGACGAAATACGTCGTTATGTCCGTGCCGCTCAAGCTCGCAATGGCGCTTGCCGTTGCGATGCTGCTGTTCAAAGGCTCGCGGAGCATGAGCATTTATCGCACGCTTTTTTACTTGCCGTCTCTGATTGGCGGAAGCATTGCTGTCGCCGTCATGTGGCGCAAAATCTTTGGCCTTGATGGCCTGTGGAACAGCTTTCTCTCCTTGTTCGGCATCCCGGGCAAAGAGTGGCTCGGCCAGCCGGATTATGCCTTGTTCCTGCTTGTTCTGCTCGTCGTCTGGCAGTTTGGCTCTTCCATGGTGATTTTTCTAGCTGGGCTGAAAAATGTGCCCACTGAGCTGTACGAGGCGAGTAAAATTGATGGCGCTAATGCGGTTCGCCGTTTTTTCAAAATTACGCTGCCTATTATCTCTCCCATTATGCTGTTTAATCTGGTGCTGCAAACAATCGGCTCGTTCCAGGTGTTTACCCAAGGGTATGTCATCACTAAAGGCGGCCCTATCGACGAGACGTTATTTTCCGTGCTATATATTTACGAGCTTGCCTTCCAGCAGCAACGGATGGGCTATGCCTCGGCTATTTCTTGGATGCTGCTCGTACTCATCGCCGTCGTCACGGCCATTATTTTCATGACGTCGAAAAAATGGGTGTTCTACGAATCCGAAACAAAAGGAGGCAAATAG